A stretch of DNA from Juglans microcarpa x Juglans regia isolate MS1-56 chromosome 5D, Jm3101_v1.0, whole genome shotgun sequence:
CATCGATCGAATGGTATCTctttcaaaacatatataaatgcaAGGAatgtaattaaattaatatttgattatattttaatcaaaagatacctttttatttcttgtaaataatataattattttattaatggaaagagaaatatataaataaactgaAAATAACACTAAATAATTAGTGGCCAGTCCTATTATTGGTTGTCGCAAAAGCATGCGCGCAGTTGCAGGAAGGTCCTACTACTTAAAAAGCACACTCATTGACTTGCTTAAAATCTAAGTTTAATCAAATTTAACACACTTAAAACATCCCACATTAAATTAGACACAtctatataaatttatacattaacTACAGTATTAACTCACCAAATATGTGGATGTACAGTAATTTAGTCAAATActataatattcatttttcacTCCTCTCACCAAATATataggtattttttataattaagatatttggttcgatttattattattaaatatcaaatgtgataaaaataaataaattatttaatattaattagaatattattattaatttaattagaatataattattactaacatttaattggtagaattacaaaatgagataaatataaattaaataaaaaaaattattaaattaataatattttattattatataaagaataaatagataattcaatataaaGATTAGACGTAAATGAAATAGGTAAATACAAACTCACGTaatattagctaaaatttgaatttgcatTGAGTCAATTCAATGAAAATACTCTGATTCTGATCATAATAGCAGTAGTACTTGAAAAACTCCGATACATTGCCGTCTGCGTTGTTGAATGAAGTtgttggaaaaaataattttatgatttattatttaataaaaaaaatatttcattatttattttacatattaaccGTATAATCTTTGAAAACATAGGTCCATACCTAGTTCAATTCTCCAACATCATGGCACCGTAAGTCCAACTCATGTACGTAATTGTGAGTTCATCTACTAAGATTCCGTTTAGATATTGAgctgaattgagatgagttaagttctttataaatagtagtgagttgagatgatggagTCAGTAGTTTGTGgggtccacctaagatgagtttagatctgtttagatgttaaaatgagttaaaatgtatttataaaaaattgaaaaaggttgtgagtcccacgtgtaaaaatgtgattgttgtgcaGGAGGGGATATTGAAGATTTAAATCACGTCCTAATGGCAGGTGCAATTGCTTCGGATGTTTAGAGATTTTTCTCGGATCGTTTGGGTGTTCCATACGAATCGAACACGACTTGGTACCAAACAATGTTGGTGTGGTTCAGGAGGGCATCAAGAGCGACACAAATGGGAAGTATAATTGGCTTACTACCGTCCATTATCTCATGGAGGCTATGGTTCCATCGATATAAAGCAAGGATGGAAGGAAATTATTTTCAGCTGAGGAAATATGCCAACTAATCCGTTTCACAGTGGGTAAATTGTAGAATGTAAATTCAAAGGTTACAAGATGTTCACGTGCGGATGAAGCATGGCTACATGAGCTCAATGTCCCAATCATCCTAGTAAAATAGAAGGTGCTATGGGCTGTAGTTTGGAAGAAACCGATGTCTAGAAAAGTTAAACTCAATATAGACGGTAGTAGCTAAGGGAACCTGGGAGCTTCAGGGGCAGGAGGAGTTTTACGTGTTTCTTACGGAAATATTGTTCTGGCTTTTTCGAAACACCTTGGTGAATGAACTAATATTATTGGGTTACGATATTGCCGAGATATGGGTTTTCAAAGAGTAGACATGGAATTAGACTCACAAGTGTGTGTGAAGTGGGTGCATTAGCAGCGATATGATGTGTGGTATTTAGAAGATTATTGGGATGAAATAATGGATTTTGTTCATAGTGGGGATGTTGTTGTGCAACATTTTTTTAGAGAAGGAAATGCTTTGGGGGATTATTTGGCGAAATTGGGAGCAAATGGAGTTTCGTCCGAGTGAAATTCTTTAAGTCAGGCTCGGTTTTTTAGAGGTTTGATTCGTACAGATAAAATAACGTTGCCTTATTTACGGTCTTGCTAATATTTGTTAGTTTGGGGATGTTAGTTTTCTTTACCGATTATAATTTTGGTCATAAGGTTGTTTTTGGTTTAATGAAAAATTGTATATTGAAATAATGTAACCAAGGTATTCCTCCACCAAAAGTGAAGGAACTTGCAATAAAGCCTTTgggaaatttatattaaaaaaaaaaaagatatgagAATTAGGTATTTGGGTGTttaactcagtttaaaattagactgagcaAGTTCCAAACGAGGCTTGAGAAAATCAGCATGATAAGCACCTTTCCTTATGCACGTGTCGTCGTGTTTAATCTTTAGGCTTCTCTAACATTCccattaatttcttaatttctttgattAATCCTGGAAGCCATACAAGTTTGGTTGAAGAGGCTCTACGGAAAAGGTTGTTGCAAACTTTAAACCTTAATCATAAGTACTTGTTCAATTGCTGCGTACAAATTAAACTAAGATTCTTGTCCTTAATAGTGATTTGGACATGTTTCGTACACACAGCCAGGTCTCCTCAGACAATCAGGAGTAGGCTCCCTCTCCTGTAGAAACATAAATTCAGAGGAGGCTCGAGGGTGATCTGAGGACCCTTCGATACCTAAGTCAGTTTTCTTTAATGGTGttgtcaatataattttttgtgtaaGTCCGAATGTACCTTGTGGTTAGCTTTTATACCCAGGGAGAGCAACTTGAACTTGTTGTCAAGGAGTTGTCCCATCACTTTCATACTCTGGCTGCTCGAAGCATTTAATGTGACGTGGCGTATTAGAGAAAAGTAATTAATGCGGCGTGGGTTCCTGACTTTCACTTCGGCAAATTTTCGGCCAGTGCCGGCAACACCCACTTTTCTCCCTCAGGGCGTGGGTCACTGTTGCTTCTCTCACACACCTTCCAGCAGCCACAATTTTATGACTGACACTTCGGCGACCTCTTGGCCAGTGTCGGCAACACCCACTTTTTCCCTCAAGGCGTGGGTGGCAGTTGCTTCTTCCACACGCCTTCCAACAATCGCAGCTCATGAGTGTTTGAGGTGTCTGACAGGTTTGTGCATGTCAAACATTGTCAACTTTGTCGGTACCCCATCATTTTCCCACACCAGTTTCCCTTGATCTCCGTTTCTACCACCTCGCGAGCCTTTTGGCTGGGTCGAATGGATCTCTTACTCTCTAGATGGGCCTCTTATGGCCCGTTGGGCTCGGCCGGGAGTTTTTATCCCTTCCATATAACGTAGTTAATCGGCGCCAGATTGGGATAGTGCGACACATAGATGTGCTCAAAAAGAGCAAGCTTGAGACCGAACATACAGGAGCCCAAACCCTAATTCCCttggaggaaaatgaaaaagaaaaaagctccGAATCTCACATTCAACAAAGGGTAAAGACTCTTTTCTCACCTAGAGGATCGGCACAAGATTGGGATAGTGCGACACATAGATGTGCTCAAAAAGAGCAAGCTTGAGATCGAACATACAGGAGCCCAAACCCTAATTCCTttggaggaaaatgaaaaagaaaaaagctccGAATCTCACATTCAACAAAGGGTAAAGACCCTTTTCTCACCTAGAGGATCGGCACAAGATTGGGATAGTGCGACACATAGATGTGCTAAAAAAGAGCAAGCTTGAGACCGAACATACGGAGACCAAACCCTAATTCCCTTggaggaaaacaaaaacaaaaaaaaaaaaaaaaaaaaaaaaaaaaaaaaaaaaaaaaaaaaaggtccgaATCTCACATTCAACAAAGAGTAAAGTCCCTTTCTCACCTAGGGGAAAACGGAAGGGGGACCCTTTTCCATTTCTTCCTCTGCCTCCTCTAAATTCTGAAATAATCAATTTCTCTCTGTGGGATAGACAAAAAGGAAAGTAGGCAGGGTTTGGAACGCGAACTCATCAAATATCTCTAGCAACTGAAGTAGACTCGTCAAAATATACAAGTGTAATGTTAGGTACAAACGTCCACAAGCTGGAcacaagtttttcataaaaagtaaattCCACTAAAAAAGAATagctttttttatattttttcaatgcgGAGTACTTCGCCTTTTTATAAAGATCTACACGAGATTTATTTAActacaaattatttctcaatatatatttatgtatatattgtaatatagaGTTGTTTTGGCACTTCGGCTTTAATGAGTACAGTAACATGTCACTCCTATAGGCTATATATGCAAACGTGCGTACGCTTCTTGTTTATAATTAACGGTGAAATCCACCTATCCATCCCATTCCCCCATACTGATCACTCGCTTTAAATATTTGCAGTACGTACTGAGTGTGGGATCTTCTGCTCCTCGGTACGTACACTCCTTGTATTTATTGGTTTCTTCCTATTTTAGTgtcattttccttattaatcaCCTCCTCTCTTCTGTTCCCACCAATCTGTCTGGATGGGAATAGAggcattatcattatcattattatttttctgacTGGTCCAAGCTTATCAACTATATATGATATCATGCTGCAGCAACAATAAGCatcgacattttttttttctgcacgACTCGCCGTGTACGTTGCCCATTGGGTGGAGGTAGATGCTTCCCCTTTGAAAATAGTTTTGGGTCTATGGGTCATTCAAAACATACAATAGAAACATTTTTCTggtcatctttaaaattaatgcAATAAGTTGTACGTACGTGCTTACTCCCAAGATGAATTTTCTGGTCATCTTTAAAATCTATCCATAATCCAAACCGAATCCTCACTAATCTAAGCGGAACAATACGAGTACTTGGAATTAAAATATAGATCTGACTGTGGATTTCGACCTTTCCTGACAACAATTAAAGTTGGTATATATTATCTGTCTGATACAAAGAGGAAGTACTGGGTATGTGTGCGTCTTAGCTAAAATTGCGGCAATAGCAAGAGCATGCAGTAACCATATGAGAACGTGCAAGCAGTAAATATACAACATGCTGCAAATAAATGCAGGAATTTGGTGCACATGCAAACTTCCGTTGAAATTCTTAGGACCGTTCATAACTAAGACACAACTTTGGCACAAAAACTTGCGGAGTTAGCTAGAGAGATCTAGAGGAATGCAGATATCTTTGAATTCGATTGTTAACTTGTACTCCCCTTGAGCAATTTCAATCCAAGATCATGATCAATTGGGATTCTAGCTACGAAAGGAAGACTGTTTGAAATTAtgtaggagttttttttttttttttaactttaagcTCTCCTTCTTGGATATAAAAACCATTTAAACAAAACGATCATGCTTgatcattaatataattaaccatGCTATATATAGGACTACTTCCTtcgggatgatttttttttttttggggtattaaaaaacacttatcAAGTGCTTAATTTAATGCTGGGAATCCCAATTGATCttaggaaaagaaaggaaagaatgtCAACTGTAATTCACACTGTATTGGTAGTACTGGGTTAAAAGCCCAACACTAAGTCAGAAACAACTGCCTTTAAGAGCCATATCTGACCATTTATTTTCGATAACCATGCTCTGAATTTTGGTAAAACAGGCAATGGGAAACTCGATGTACTAGCGTTGATCGCTCTCTCTCTTTGACAATTTGTGTTAAAGTATCTGAGCTTTTTAATCTATTATTAACAAACCAGTAGTTGAGTCAAAACCCTAAACCAGGTCCAACATTCCcgaaattgtgattttttttttttcaccactGATGTGTAATAACGGACAAAATTTGTTTAAGGTTGATGCTATTAATGTTTCTTGGGATATGTTAGTATTTtaagataatttaattagaacATAGGGAGGCCACGAGTGTGTACTGCAGAGCACAGTTTGGTCTGGTCTCTGGTAGATCTTATGGACTAAATAGATGAAGAAGGCTTAAGTACTCATTCTTTGTGACAAGCTAAACGGGCCTAGAAAATGCATGCGGAGGGGTAATAAACTACGTAAAAAAAATAGTCGATCAAGTAGCTCTTGTTTTGCCATTAACATAAAAGAATAAACTAATTAATACTGCATATACcgaaactcatatatatatagcagcatAACAATGAGGCAAGGATTTATATTGAAATCCCATCCCTATAGATTTTCCATGACTCCAGCCGGAAGTTACATATataaatccatatatatatatatatatatatatatatatatataacattcatGTGAGAAACAAAAATATGCTCTAATTGACCAGTGACAATGCTGGAGAAGAGAATTTGATATCGACGCAGATTTAGCATTTGAGGAAAGCACACGTTCTTTGTTTGCGTGGCTTCTTCTCTGGTTTTGGTGGCCTTAAAGCAACCTTTATTGCACTATCAAACACGGCCTTCACGTTCTGAAAAACCAGATAATCGAAGCGAGGCATATAATAGTTTATCAATAGCTTTGTAGGTCAAAGCATTTTACCTGAATTAAGGTCCTACCAAATGGATGTGTCCAATGATATATGGTAGATGGGATAAATAAATCCGATTGATTTTCAAGAGATTTGGGTACCTGCTGAGTTTTAGAACTGCACTCTATGTAGACGACTGCACCAATCATTTTCTTCAGCTCCTCACCCTAATCATCATCAATCGATCTCACTTTAATCCCACAGATATTTGAatgtaatatgtatatatatatagctgtaaTGTGATTAACCATATTCCATCCCTGAATGACTTGCCTGAGCTGTTGTTATTGGTGTTGCTCCAGGATGATCAGACAAGAACAGCTTGTCTTCTTTTAAATCTGCAGTTAAAAGTTGTCCCATATGTAGAGCTACTTGATATTTAAGTTGAAGAAATTACACTGAAAACTTTGATGAACatcaaaaggaaaggaaaatttgGGATGAGGGATAGttttgaaagattttgatgGGTTTTCACTTGAAAGATCTGAATTCCAAGatgcactaccaggagtcaaaGAAACAACAGAGAAGTCATGAGAAGCTCCTAAGGCCGAGGAAGCACAAATTGGGGGAATATGACAAAGTTCTTAGAAAAACTTCATTGACTTTGTTTAAATCTATTGCGGATCGATTCTCATTTGTTTAGGCATTAATTTTGCTTCAAAATTTGGGGAAAAATGATCAAATTGTCAGGAATTCTACTCTTATATTGCTTAGGTAATATTTTCAGGCTCGATCTCATCAATGCCTACCTGAAGAGAGTGACAAGGAGAAGAAGATTGAGTTGCTAGCATGTTTTACAATTTTCTGACACAATTAACAAAACAATTTCGACAGAGAAAGCTGTGCGTTAATAAACATTAGTTAGAAGTTTTCATGCTGCTAGAAATGCTGAAAATGCAGTCAGATTATCATTAAATAAGCAGAACACGCAGCACCTTTAACAATTTGGGATTTTTCCCTTCAGTGCTGATAGCAACTTAGGGAACAACTCATGCTTGTAATGCTTCTAAAATTAGACTGTCTTACCAAGTTTGGTCCCCACGAGTATGATTGGCACATTGGGTGCGTAATGCTTTAGCTCTGGGATCCACTGCTAGACACGAATCCAGATATCATCTCAATGTCTCGCAGATTGTGGATGACATGAACAATCTtaggaaataaaatataataaaaagggACAAAAACCAGAAACCTTTTTAGAGATGTTCTCAAAACTGGCCTTGCTGATGAGGGAGAAGGCCAACAGAAACACATCGGCTCCTCTGTAACTTAGAGGCCTTAGCCTATTGTAATCTTCCTGTCCTGCAAATGCACTGATTCTATTAACTCTCTAAATGTGTGGAATTTCAATGTAATGTATACTAGAAAGACATGATGGAATCACCTGCAGTATCCCATAGGCCAACGTTCACAATACTACCATCAACCACCACATTGGCACTGAAGTTGTCGAACACCGTTGGAACATAATCCtaccaagaaacaagaacaaacaaaattataaacatcACGATTGCTTTACACACAGATCATTATTATCACTGCTTTCTAAAGTGAGCACCAGGAGGAAGAATCATACCATTGGAAAAGTATTACTAGTATAGGAAATAAGCATGCATGTCTTTCCCACTGCCCCATCGCCTACAGTCACACACTTGAGAAATCTTGCTGTGCTCATTTCCGTAGGTCCCTATTCTTTTTCTCCCTTATCTAGAAACAAAACTCCCCCACAGTTATAATCACTTGGAAATcaacaagaggagaaaaagaggaACTTTCAcgtatgaaaagaaatgaaaggggGAGGCAGGAAGTTAACTACCTACAAGCCCTATCACGTCCCACCCTGGTTGAAACTCATCCAATTTAAATTGATTGCTTTTgggtttttctttccttcaggtGCAAGGCCAGAGCCAGAGAGGTTAGCAAAGTAGGTTTGGTGCTAGTGTTAGTTGGTTTAAGTGTTGGAGAAGGGAGGGaaagcatgatgatgatgaagaaagaTGAATTGCTTAGTTGGTTAACCAATATACAATGATGACTGAGATTAAGAATggaataatgatagggttactactctactacttatttactattttttttgtatttgattttttttttattttacttaatgattaaagaagtgagtattagtaaaattatatatttttttattttttcttaatgattaaggttgttaaaaaaatacttaaaaaaaatgataaaaaaataaaaaaatttaaaatatacttgAGTAATATATGGGTAATAATAAGATAGTAAGCCTAAGGGCCTAAAAAGAGTCAAAAAGGTTATGATCTGAAAATGTTAGGGTGCACCAACGGTCAGAATCAGGGAATAAAACCAACTGTCCCTGTAGCAGGACCCAAGTGTTATTATTGCTCGGGTTTGTGCTTTTCTGGGCCACTGACAATTACTAAGCCcaataaacttatatattcTGTAAGAGTAGTGCTATTCTACTGTCTAAATAGTCAGAATAGTACCGTTTATTGTTATCCATAagtgatttgtaatttttatttttattttttcatttacatttttttattatatttaaatatttttaaaaaataaaaaaatacactaatatatttaaaatcacttccttaattattaagtaaaaataaaaaataaaaaataaaatttttttctccagCAGTCAAGAATAGCGGTAACCCTCGGGCGGCAAAACAGCTTTATTCATTCTTTAAAGTGCAACTCCACTCCGACCcaggaaaataatattaatttaagtgataataaatataattttaagaaatgaaaattttgtttttgtttttttttttttaagtagagtttactgtttaaaaaaataactttttcatataaattttaaatttatattttttttaaaaaaaatatacgggACTTACCTACCCTCGCTATCTGAATCAGATGATCCTAtacaacaaatatcatttattcaatttttttttaaagaatgatgcaaatatcatttatcttaacCATAAGATAGACACGTAGACGTATGAAACGAATGAAGATCAGTTAAATTGTCAATTCAGATTTCCTAGAGGGCAGCTATTAGAATCAGATGATTCCACCCATAAACCCTCGCTTCCTTTTAGGATTTGCGTTGCAAGGATGTATCCTTTACAGGCAGACTTGAAAGATTAGTTTATTGGTGAAAGAGTAACCAAATTCGGGTTTGGATTAGTTTCAGTAAAATGCGTTCTAGTTTTAATAAAAGCCCAAGTTGACTCCATTCTTGCTGCTTAAGGTTAGCCGAGAACAagctttcaaatttgaagttaCGGAGGCCTGAATTCATGGAACTTTGGGCCGAATACCCAAAGACATGTCCATACAATATACATCATCAATTCGGAGTAAAGTATTGCAATTTGTCATTTGATTGTAATTAGGCTTAGACTTATTATCTAATTGTCTCCTAACCTAAGTAAAAGTCTATTAAATTTCAAACGTGTCTTCATATATATcccttaaaaattaaaaaccaatgGCCACGATATGCCTGACGGCGTTACATGTGATTCGGGACTCTGTTGATCTGTTTCCAAACAAGTTTACCTTCCACCTCCTTCTTACTGCAATACTGATCTATCAGAGCCTTcctaatatatagttttcttGCTTCTTGTGAAGGGCATTGTACATATTAGCTAACCATGTCTAGGCCAAGGGGTAGAGCTGAGGAGCCTAGTAGCAGCAATTATCGCCATGCATGCGCGAAGTGCAGGCACCAAAGGAAGAAGTGCGACAACACCTGTCTTATGGCGCCGTACTTCCCAGTGCATATGGCCGAGATTTTCCAAACGGTTCACAGATTTTTTGGTGTCAGGAACGTGTCGAAGATTCTCATGAATCTTGATGTGCAGCACAGGGAACTGGCTACTGAGTCCATCAAATGGGAAGCCTCGATATGGAGGCAGAACCCTGTTCATAGACCTTTGGGGAAATACCGACAACTAGAGCAAGAACTTCAGTTGCTCAGGAAGCAACTGATCACCCAAGAAAAGATTTTGAACCAATGGAGTATTTATAGTAGCAACCAAAGTAAAGTTGGAATGATGTTACCCAGTTTTGAGGGTGGTTTAAATTCTGGTTTAACATGTTCTTTACAAGGGGAACAAGATATTGAAAGCCAAGTAGTATCTTGCACTGGAATTCCTTATAAAGGAATTCCTTACAATACTGAAGGTGGCCTTATTCCATTCCTAACAGTCCCAGTGCCATCTTGTCAGCCATTGCCACTGTCACGAAGCCATGGTGAAATTGAATTTTGTAATGAAAAGCTTCTACAGGGACAAGATAGAGCAAGACAATTAGGAAGATGTGAAGCAGTATGTCAGGATCATATGATTATAGGAAACAAAGGAAATAATGGAATAGGTTGTCTTGAAACTCTATTCACTCAAGGGGTAGGTAACTTTGGAATGGCTCAGCAGCCTCAGCCTGCTGTTGGCCCCTGCAGCATGGGACAAGGGTAACCTAGAAGAAACCAAGCAGGA
This window harbors:
- the LOC121264086 gene encoding rac-like GTP-binding protein RAC13 isoform X2: MSTARFLKCVTVGDGAVGKTCMLISYTSNTFPMDYVPTVFDNFSANVVVDGSIVNVGLWDTAGQEDYNRLRPLSYRGADVFLLAFSLISKASFENISKKWIPELKHYAPNVPIILVGTKLDLKEDKLFLSDHPGATPITTAQGEELKKMIGAVVYIECSSKTQQNVKAVFDSAIKVALRPPKPEKKPRKQRTCAFLKC
- the LOC121264086 gene encoding rac-like GTP-binding protein RAC13 isoform X1, with amino-acid sequence MSTARFLKCVTVGDGAVGKTCMLISYTSNTFPMDYVPTVFDNFSANVVVDGSIVNVGLWDTAGQEDYNRLRPLSYRGADVFLLAFSLISKASFENISKKQWIPELKHYAPNVPIILVGTKLDLKEDKLFLSDHPGATPITTAQGEELKKMIGAVVYIECSSKTQQNVKAVFDSAIKVALRPPKPEKKPRKQRTCAFLKC
- the LOC121264802 gene encoding LOB domain-containing protein 22-like, encoding MSRPRGRAEEPSSSNYRHACAKCRHQRKKCDNTCLMAPYFPVHMAEIFQTVHRFFGVRNVSKILMNLDVQHRELATESIKWEASIWRQNPVHRPLGKYRQLEQELQLLRKQLITQEKILNQWSIYSSNQSKVGMMLPSFEGGLNSGLTCSLQGEQDIESQVVSCTGIPYKGIPYNTEGGLIPFLTVPVPSCQPLPLSRSHGEIEFCNEKLLQGQDRARQLGRCEAVCQDHMIIGNKGNNGIGCLETLFTQGVGNFGMAQQPQPAVGPCSMGQG